Proteins from a genomic interval of Nocardioidaceae bacterium:
- a CDS encoding aminotransferase class V-fold PLP-dependent enzyme — MTQQAPDTAQPPPSAAGTARVHLDAASGETLHPAARETLLAALGPAYGDPRRLHGAGRDARLMLDNARAAIAQSLGVRPDEVVLTPSGTHAVHRGLRGLLLAHERRRRRPAHLVAGAVEHSCVRHLLAAHRAAGGEATEVGVDATGRVDVERVLAAGPDVVALQTANHEVGTRQALVALEQRLLAEDRADRPAPLLFTDACATAGREPLPRGWVAALSAHKWGGPAGVGVLVVPKGVRWRDPEVPDDRADPRTTGFENVPAALAAAAALQARVAERAELDRRQRALITRIREEVPRLVDDVDVVGDPVDRLPHVVTFSCLYAEGEALVAALDRHGFAVDSGSACSASTLEPSHVLAAMGALTHGNVRLSLDRDVSDADVDRFLAVLPGVVAEVRARVGV; from the coding sequence GTGACGCAGCAGGCACCCGACACGGCGCAGCCGCCGCCGTCCGCGGCGGGAACCGCGCGCGTCCACCTGGACGCCGCCTCGGGCGAGACCCTGCACCCGGCGGCGCGCGAGACGCTCCTGGCAGCGCTGGGACCCGCGTACGGCGACCCCCGCCGGCTGCACGGCGCCGGGCGGGACGCCCGGCTGATGCTCGACAACGCCCGCGCGGCGATCGCGCAGAGCCTGGGGGTACGCCCCGACGAGGTGGTGCTGACCCCCTCGGGCACGCACGCCGTGCACCGCGGGCTCCGCGGACTGCTGCTCGCGCACGAACGACGGCGGCGCCGTCCCGCGCACCTGGTCGCCGGCGCGGTCGAGCACTCCTGCGTACGCCACCTCCTCGCCGCCCACCGCGCCGCCGGCGGCGAGGCCACCGAGGTGGGGGTGGACGCCACCGGTCGCGTCGACGTCGAGCGCGTGCTCGCCGCCGGGCCCGACGTGGTCGCCCTGCAGACCGCCAACCACGAGGTGGGCACGCGCCAGGCGCTGGTGGCCCTCGAGCAGCGCCTGCTGGCCGAGGACCGGGCGGACCGGCCCGCGCCCCTGCTGTTCACCGACGCCTGCGCCACCGCCGGACGCGAGCCGCTCCCCCGTGGCTGGGTCGCCGCGCTGAGCGCCCACAAGTGGGGCGGCCCTGCCGGCGTGGGCGTGCTCGTGGTCCCCAAGGGCGTGCGCTGGCGCGACCCCGAGGTGCCCGACGACCGGGCGGACCCGCGGACGACCGGCTTCGAGAACGTGCCCGCCGCGCTGGCCGCGGCGGCAGCCCTCCAGGCCCGCGTCGCCGAACGGGCCGAGCTCGACCGCCGCCAGCGAGCGCTGATCACCCGCATCCGCGAGGAGGTCCCGCGCCTGGTCGACGACGTCGACGTCGTCGGCGACCCGGTCGACCGCCTGCCCCACGTGGTGACCTTCAGCTGCCTCTACGCCGAGGGCGAGGCGCTCGTCGCCGCTCTGGACCGGCACGGCTTCGCGGTGGACTCGGGCTCCGCCTGCAGCGCCTCGACGCTCGAGCCCAGCCACGTGCTCGCCGCGATGGGCGCGCTCACGCACGGCAACGTACGCCTCAGCCTCGACCGCGACGTCAGCGACGCCGACGTGGACCGCTTCCTCGCCGTGCTCCCCGGGGTCGTCGCCGAGGTGCGTGCGCGGGTGGGGGTCTGA
- a CDS encoding sulfurtransferase TusA family protein, with the protein MELDCRGLRCPLPVIRLANAIDDVPPGGLVAVAATDPATRHDVPAWCRMRRHEYVGEDVCEDGTPRYLVRRRQPA; encoded by the coding sequence CTGGAGCTGGACTGCCGGGGCCTGCGCTGTCCGCTGCCGGTGATCAGGCTGGCGAACGCCATCGACGACGTGCCGCCCGGCGGCCTCGTCGCGGTCGCGGCCACCGATCCCGCGACCCGGCACGACGTGCCTGCCTGGTGCCGCATGAGGCGGCACGAGTACGTCGGGGAGGACGTCTGCGAGGACGGCACACCGCGCTACCTCGTGCGGCGGCGTCAACCCGCCTGA
- a CDS encoding Fpg/Nei family DNA glycosylase — translation MPEGHTIHRLARRHSRLVGRGTTVSASTLQDRFAAGAARLDGASFARAEAYGKHLFHRYTAADGEPLRLHVHLGLYGKFTDGTAPAPPARGALRLRLLTEERWFDLRGPIACELVTDEEVAAIAARLGPDPLARRRDPAPFLDRVARSRAPIARLLMDQAVVAGVGNVYRAEVLFRQRVPPMAPGRDLDGATREAIWEDLVGLLAAGVRSGRIVTTLPEHRARPSGRPRSVDAHYVYRRDGQPCRLCGTPVARAELDHRNLFWCPHCQAG, via the coding sequence GTGCCCGAGGGCCACACGATCCACCGCCTGGCGCGGCGGCACTCCCGGCTGGTCGGCCGCGGCACCACGGTCTCGGCGTCCACGCTGCAGGACCGCTTCGCCGCGGGCGCGGCGCGGCTCGACGGGGCGTCGTTCGCGAGGGCGGAGGCGTACGGCAAGCACCTCTTCCACCGGTACACCGCGGCCGACGGTGAGCCCCTGCGTCTGCACGTTCACCTCGGCCTGTACGGCAAGTTCACCGACGGCACGGCGCCGGCTCCACCTGCCCGCGGTGCCCTGCGCCTGCGGCTGCTGACCGAGGAGCGCTGGTTCGACCTGCGTGGTCCGATCGCGTGCGAGCTGGTCACCGACGAGGAGGTCGCTGCCATCGCGGCGCGGCTCGGGCCGGATCCGCTGGCACGGCGCAGGGACCCGGCCCCCTTCCTGGACCGCGTCGCCCGGTCCCGCGCCCCGATCGCTCGTCTGCTCATGGACCAGGCCGTCGTCGCAGGCGTCGGCAACGTCTACCGGGCCGAGGTGCTGTTCCGGCAGCGGGTGCCGCCGATGGCGCCCGGGCGCGACCTGGACGGTGCGACGCGGGAGGCGATCTGGGAGGACCTCGTCGGGCTCCTGGCCGCCGGGGTGCGGTCGGGCCGCATCGTCACGACGCTGCCCGAGCACCGGGCACGTCCCAGCGGCCGGCCCCGGTCGGTCGACGCCCACTACGTCTACCGCCGCGACGGGCAGCCGTGCCGGCTGTGCGGCACGCCGGTGGCCCGCGCGGAGCTGGACCACCGCAACCTCTTCTGGTGCCCCCACTGTCAGGCGGGTTGA
- a CDS encoding carbohydrate kinase family protein, translating to MALLVTGSIATDHLMTYGGTFAESLVVDQLDKLSVSFLVDDLEVRRGGVAANIAFGLGVLGLQPVLLGSVGEDFRDYRSWLRRHGVDCDSVHFSETKHTARFVCTTDRTMAQFASFYPGAMSEARDIELEPAAERRGGADYVLIGANDPEAMRRHTHECRQRGYRFLADPSQQLAFSDGELIRDLVDGAHILFSNEYEAHLTEQKTGWDTTELLGRVGTVVTTLGKDGVRVSRAGEEPIVVAAVADADAVEPTGVGDAFRAGFIAALTWDLTLKRAAQFGCLVAAYALEQVGTQEYELQREAVLTRMATAYGADASAELAPHLAGLA from the coding sequence GTGGCCCTGCTCGTGACCGGTTCCATCGCCACCGACCACCTGATGACCTACGGCGGCACCTTCGCCGAGTCGCTGGTCGTCGACCAGCTCGACAAGCTGTCGGTGAGCTTCCTGGTCGACGACCTCGAGGTGCGCCGGGGTGGTGTGGCGGCCAACATCGCCTTCGGTCTCGGCGTGCTCGGCCTGCAGCCGGTGCTGCTGGGGTCCGTCGGCGAGGACTTCCGCGACTACCGTTCGTGGCTGCGTCGACACGGCGTCGACTGCGACTCGGTGCACTTCTCCGAGACCAAGCACACTGCGCGGTTCGTGTGCACCACCGACCGCACGATGGCCCAGTTCGCGAGCTTCTACCCGGGCGCCATGTCCGAGGCGCGCGACATCGAGCTGGAGCCGGCGGCCGAGCGGCGGGGCGGTGCGGACTACGTGCTGATCGGGGCGAACGACCCCGAGGCCATGCGACGGCACACGCACGAGTGCCGGCAGCGGGGCTACCGCTTCCTGGCCGACCCGTCCCAGCAGCTCGCCTTCTCCGACGGGGAGCTGATCCGCGACCTCGTCGACGGCGCCCACATCCTGTTCTCCAACGAGTACGAAGCGCACCTGACCGAGCAGAAGACCGGGTGGGACACCACCGAGCTGCTGGGTCGGGTCGGCACCGTGGTCACCACGCTGGGCAAGGACGGCGTACGCGTCTCCCGGGCCGGCGAGGAGCCGATCGTCGTCGCAGCCGTCGCCGACGCCGACGCCGTCGAGCCGACGGGCGTGGGCGACGCCTTCCGCGCCGGCTTCATCGCCGCCCTCACCTGGGACCTCACGCTCAAGCGTGCGGCCCAGTTCGGCTGTCTCGTCGCGGCGTACGCGCTGGAGCAGGTCGGCACCCAGGAGTACGAGCTGCAGCGCGAGGCCGTGCTGACGCGCATGGCGACGGCGTACGGCGCGGACGCCTCCGCCGAGCTCGCCCCGCACCTCGCCGGACTGGCCTGA
- the erpA gene encoding iron-sulfur cluster insertion protein ErpA, producing the protein MTEQVETTERRTDGINLSDFAAEKVRSLLEQEGRDDLSLRIAVQPGGCSGLRYQLFFDERSLDGDQVTDFNGVKVVVDRMSVPYLLGAQIDFKDTIEAQGFTIDNPNATGSCACGDSFH; encoded by the coding sequence ATGACCGAGCAGGTCGAGACCACCGAGCGCCGCACCGACGGCATCAACCTCTCCGACTTCGCGGCCGAGAAGGTCCGCAGCCTCCTGGAGCAGGAGGGTCGCGACGACCTCTCGCTGCGCATCGCCGTGCAGCCGGGCGGCTGCTCGGGCCTGCGCTACCAGCTGTTCTTCGACGAGCGCAGCCTCGACGGCGACCAGGTCACCGACTTCAACGGTGTGAAGGTCGTCGTCGACCGCATGAGCGTCCCGTACCTCCTGGGCGCCCAGATCGACTTCAAGGACACGATCGAGGCCCAGGGCTTCACGATCGACAACCCGAACGCGACGGGTTCCTGCGCCTGCGGCGACTCCTTCCACTGA
- a CDS encoding VOC family protein, which yields MTAPTHPAHAAHAEPRLRTCLWFARKDAREAAEFYASVFPDTHVDGVQDSAADNPSVSAGEELVVEFTLLGQPFMGLNGGDGPGGRPNESVSFVVTTAGQAETDHYWDALVDSGGAESMCGWCTDRWGFSWQITPVELLDGLADPDPEAARRVMEAMLGMRRIDVAAVEAARRGPAPDSSTRE from the coding sequence ATGACCGCGCCCACCCACCCCGCCCACGCCGCCCACGCCGAGCCGAGGCTCCGCACCTGCCTGTGGTTCGCCCGCAAGGACGCGCGGGAGGCAGCCGAGTTCTACGCCTCGGTCTTCCCCGACACCCACGTCGACGGGGTGCAGGACTCGGCCGCCGACAACCCCAGCGTCTCCGCGGGCGAGGAGCTGGTCGTGGAGTTCACCCTGCTGGGGCAGCCGTTCATGGGCCTCAACGGAGGCGACGGCCCCGGTGGCCGACCGAACGAGTCGGTCAGCTTCGTGGTGACCACCGCGGGACAGGCCGAGACCGACCACTACTGGGACGCGCTCGTCGACAGCGGCGGGGCCGAGAGCATGTGCGGGTGGTGCACGGACCGCTGGGGCTTCTCCTGGCAGATCACCCCGGTCGAGCTGCTCGACGGGCTGGCGGACCCCGATCCGGAGGCGGCGCGACGGGTGATGGAGGCGATGCTCGGGATGCGCCGCATCGACGTCGCCGCCGTCGAGGCCGCCCGTCGGGGACCGGCGCCCGACTCCTCGACTCGGGAATAG
- a CDS encoding glycerate kinase, translating into MRVVVAPDKFAGTLTAVEAAGAIAEGWARRAPDDELVVVPMSDGGPGFLDVLHATLGGEVVACTTTDPYGRDVPGAVLLHEEQTPSGTRVTAYVESAQALGLHLTPDTERDAERAGSAGLATLLLTARARGADRVVVGLGGSAVNDGGAGLLQGLGAVAYDASGAVVDVAGGPRSLPSVHRLDASAAVEAVAGLELVVASDVDNPLLGLFGATKTYGPQKGLAEDRLPWVEGRLVDLVDAVDRGAGPEAADKPGTLSSRREGAGAAGGTGFALLLLGATRTPGLDVVADAVDLTGALRGADLVVTGEGAFDFSSRSGKVPYGVARAAEAVLAPCIALAGQVLVGSRETRALGIDAAYALVDLVGEERAFDDPRAALADLAERTARTWSRRR; encoded by the coding sequence ATGCGTGTGGTCGTGGCCCCCGACAAGTTCGCCGGCACCCTGACGGCCGTCGAGGCCGCCGGGGCCATCGCCGAGGGGTGGGCGCGCCGTGCCCCCGACGACGAGCTCGTCGTCGTCCCGATGTCCGACGGCGGGCCGGGCTTCCTCGACGTCCTGCACGCCACGCTGGGCGGCGAGGTCGTCGCCTGCACCACCACGGACCCGTACGGACGTGACGTGCCCGGCGCCGTCCTGCTGCACGAGGAGCAGACGCCCTCCGGGACCCGGGTGACGGCGTACGTCGAGAGCGCCCAGGCACTCGGCCTGCACCTGACCCCGGACACGGAGCGCGACGCCGAGCGGGCCGGGTCCGCCGGGCTCGCGACGCTGCTGCTCACGGCCCGCGCCCGGGGCGCCGACCGCGTCGTCGTCGGCCTCGGGGGCAGCGCGGTGAACGACGGCGGCGCAGGACTGCTGCAGGGCCTCGGCGCGGTGGCGTACGACGCCTCGGGCGCCGTGGTCGACGTCGCCGGCGGCCCCCGGTCGCTCCCGTCGGTGCACCGCCTCGATGCCTCCGCGGCCGTCGAGGCCGTGGCGGGACTGGAGCTGGTCGTCGCCTCCGACGTCGACAACCCGCTGCTGGGTCTGTTCGGGGCCACGAAGACGTACGGGCCGCAGAAGGGTCTCGCGGAGGACCGGCTGCCGTGGGTCGAGGGCCGGCTGGTCGACCTGGTCGACGCCGTCGACCGCGGGGCCGGGCCCGAGGCGGCCGACAAGCCCGGCACGCTCTCCTCGCGACGAGAGGGGGCGGGCGCTGCGGGCGGCACAGGGTTCGCGCTCCTGCTGCTCGGAGCCACGCGTACGCCGGGGCTCGACGTCGTCGCCGACGCCGTGGACCTCACCGGGGCGCTGCGGGGCGCCGACCTCGTGGTCACCGGAGAGGGCGCCTTCGACTTCTCCTCGCGGTCGGGCAAGGTCCCCTACGGCGTCGCCCGGGCGGCCGAGGCCGTGCTGGCGCCGTGCATCGCGCTGGCCGGCCAGGTGCTCGTGGGATCGCGCGAGACGCGCGCCCTCGGCATCGATGCGGCGTACGCCCTGGTCGACCTCGTCGGTGAGGAGCGCGCCTTCGACGACCCACGGGCCGCCCTGGCCGACCTCGCCGAGCGGACAGCACGGACGTGGTCGCGGCGTCGATGA
- the nadA gene encoding quinolinate synthase NadA, which yields MSTTDISPAAAPPGASSLPLLVLGTGTDEGSERGVTCPGELPPASDPGLVERARAAKAALGERLFVLGHHYQRDEVIEFADVTGDSFKLAKEAAARPGAEFIVFCGVHFMAESADILTADHQRVVLPDLAAGCSMADMAALPQVEDAWDAFERAGIADAVVPVTYMNSSADIKAFCGRHGGSVCTSSNAEVALEWAYAQKPDVDGGAKVLFLPDQHLGRNTAVLELGLSLEDCVVWDPHRPDGGLTAQQLADARMILWKGHCSVHGRFSPECVDDLRREVPGINILVHPECRHEVVTKADQVGSTEFIIATIEAAAPGSAWAIGTELNLVKRLADAHPDKQITFLDKTVCYCSTMNRIDLPHFVWALEELVAGRVPNVIEVDAETQQWSQVALQRMLDLPGRTAKD from the coding sequence ATGAGCACCACCGACATCTCCCCCGCCGCGGCACCGCCCGGCGCCAGCTCGCTGCCCCTGCTGGTGCTCGGCACGGGCACCGACGAAGGCTCCGAGCGCGGGGTCACCTGTCCCGGCGAGCTGCCTCCCGCCTCCGACCCCGGTCTGGTGGAGCGTGCCCGTGCGGCCAAGGCGGCGCTGGGCGAGCGGCTCTTCGTGCTCGGCCACCACTACCAGCGCGACGAGGTCATCGAGTTCGCCGACGTCACCGGGGACTCCTTCAAGCTGGCGAAGGAGGCCGCGGCGAGGCCCGGGGCCGAGTTCATCGTCTTCTGCGGCGTCCACTTCATGGCCGAGTCCGCCGACATCCTCACCGCCGACCACCAGCGCGTCGTGCTGCCCGACCTGGCCGCCGGGTGCTCGATGGCGGACATGGCCGCGCTGCCGCAGGTCGAGGACGCGTGGGACGCCTTCGAGCGTGCCGGCATCGCGGACGCCGTCGTGCCCGTGACCTACATGAACAGCTCGGCGGACATCAAGGCGTTCTGCGGCCGGCACGGCGGCTCGGTCTGCACCTCTTCGAATGCCGAGGTGGCCCTGGAGTGGGCGTACGCACAGAAGCCGGACGTCGACGGCGGCGCGAAGGTGCTCTTCCTCCCCGACCAGCACCTCGGTCGCAACACGGCCGTGCTCGAGCTGGGGCTCTCCCTCGAGGACTGCGTCGTGTGGGACCCGCACCGACCCGACGGCGGGCTCACCGCCCAGCAGTTGGCGGACGCGAGGATGATCCTGTGGAAGGGCCACTGCTCGGTGCACGGTCGCTTCTCGCCGGAGTGCGTGGACGACCTGCGCCGCGAGGTGCCGGGCATCAACATCCTGGTGCACCCCGAGTGCCGCCACGAGGTGGTGACCAAGGCCGACCAGGTGGGGTCGACCGAGTTCATCATCGCCACGATCGAGGCCGCCGCACCCGGCTCCGCCTGGGCCATCGGCACGGAGCTCAACCTCGTGAAGCGTCTGGCCGACGCCCACCCCGACAAGCAGATCACCTTCCTCGACAAGACGGTCTGCTACTGCTCGACGATGAACCGCATCGACCTCCCCCACTTCGTGTGGGCGCTGGAGGAGCTCGTGGCCGGCCGCGTGCCGAACGTCATCGAGGTCGACGCCGAGACCCAGCAGTGGTCTCAGGTCGCGCTGCAACGCATGCTCGACCTGCCCGGCAGGACCGCGAAGGACTGA
- a CDS encoding HAMP domain-containing histidine kinase: MDGNHVLRQQVVDAYLAAHPPCEPLPGHEDLVALAVHIAAVPGAAINLLTEHEQVVVASSSLEAGETFPLEDSLCHRVVEGGLGETQVPDLAADARFADSGFVSGRLAELRFYAGFPLRTPGGVDVGTLCVFDEQEQALDSGQVEALTMLARRVVDLYELSVRERELSSAAEALTAQAEALSRTNRTLDAFTGQIGHDLKGPVASLRMSLGMLAENDAVLSDSDAAWLSDTAVIAARRLGTMVEDCLEFARHGGRLQRRPVDLAALVAGVESDLSAQLDGIDLVRGQLPVVHADASQLVPLVQNLVANAAKFLAGVREPVVRVSAVTTGRDGFRLEIADNGPGVPEADRARVFDTHWQGSHEVPGLGLGLATCQRIAEAHGGRMTVGAAPEGGALFALVVPPRARTTAQVPSQPTG, encoded by the coding sequence GTGGACGGCAACCACGTCTTACGACAACAGGTCGTCGACGCCTACCTCGCCGCTCATCCACCCTGCGAGCCGCTGCCGGGCCACGAGGACCTCGTGGCCCTGGCCGTCCACATCGCCGCCGTCCCGGGTGCCGCGATCAACCTGCTGACCGAGCACGAGCAGGTGGTGGTCGCGAGCTCGTCCCTGGAGGCGGGTGAGACGTTCCCCCTCGAGGACTCCCTGTGCCACCGCGTGGTCGAGGGGGGTCTCGGCGAGACGCAGGTGCCCGACCTCGCCGCCGATGCACGGTTCGCCGACAGCGGCTTCGTCTCCGGCCGCCTCGCCGAGCTGCGGTTCTACGCCGGGTTCCCGCTGCGTACGCCTGGCGGGGTCGACGTCGGCACCCTGTGCGTCTTCGACGAGCAGGAACAGGCTCTCGACTCCGGTCAGGTCGAGGCCCTGACGATGCTGGCGCGACGTGTGGTCGACCTGTACGAGCTGTCGGTGCGCGAGCGTGAGCTCAGCTCGGCCGCCGAGGCCCTCACCGCCCAGGCCGAGGCCCTGAGCCGCACGAACCGGACGCTCGACGCCTTTACCGGCCAGATCGGCCACGACCTCAAGGGGCCGGTGGCCAGCCTGCGGATGTCGCTGGGCATGCTCGCCGAGAACGACGCCGTCCTCTCCGACTCCGATGCCGCCTGGCTCTCCGACACCGCCGTCATCGCTGCCCGGCGACTCGGCACCATGGTGGAGGACTGCCTGGAGTTCGCGCGGCACGGAGGACGGCTCCAGCGTCGGCCCGTCGACCTCGCAGCCCTCGTCGCCGGGGTCGAGAGCGACCTCTCCGCCCAGCTCGACGGCATCGACCTCGTCCGCGGGCAGCTGCCGGTCGTGCACGCCGACGCGTCCCAGCTGGTGCCGCTGGTGCAGAACCTGGTCGCGAATGCGGCGAAGTTCCTCGCCGGTGTCCGCGAGCCCGTCGTGCGGGTCTCCGCGGTCACGACCGGTCGCGACGGCTTCCGGCTCGAGATCGCCGACAACGGCCCCGGCGTGCCGGAGGCCGATCGCGCCAGGGTCTTCGACACGCACTGGCAGGGCAGCCACGAGGTGCCGGGACTCGGCCTGGGTCTGGCCACGTGCCAGCGCATCGCCGAGGCGCACGGAGGTCGCATGACCGTCGGTGCCGCGCCGGAGGGAGGCGCCCTCTTCGCCCTGGTGGTGCCCCCGCGCGCCCGGACCACGGCCCAGGTGCCGAGCCAGCCCACGGGCTGA
- the htpX gene encoding zinc metalloprotease HtpX, giving the protein MTLTMFLLGALFVGLVVVLMYAFPGFAVIIAVVAVGMAFFQWYNSDTVAMKAMHAREVSPEQAPELHAMVDRLCVLADMPKPRVGVADTDLPNAFATGRSPDRAVVVVTTGILNRLTVEELEGVMAHELSHVAHRDVLVMTLASSAGIIAGLVTQGFQFGGLHAVGRSRRDGAGAALAIALVASIVTYVISFVLIRLLSRYRELCADRSAAYLTGQPAALASALRKISGEMATIPQRDLRSVETMNAFFFAPAIRNVDVAQLTSTHPSLEQRLEQLARISADLGRPL; this is encoded by the coding sequence ATGACGCTGACGATGTTCCTGCTCGGCGCGCTGTTCGTCGGGCTCGTCGTCGTGCTGATGTACGCCTTCCCGGGCTTCGCGGTGATCATCGCCGTGGTGGCCGTCGGCATGGCGTTCTTCCAGTGGTACAACTCCGACACCGTGGCGATGAAGGCCATGCACGCGCGCGAGGTGTCGCCGGAGCAGGCGCCCGAGCTGCACGCCATGGTCGACCGGCTCTGCGTCCTGGCCGACATGCCGAAGCCACGCGTGGGCGTCGCCGACACCGACCTGCCGAACGCCTTCGCCACCGGCCGCAGCCCCGACCGCGCGGTCGTCGTGGTGACCACCGGCATCCTGAACCGCCTCACGGTCGAGGAGCTCGAGGGCGTGATGGCGCACGAGCTCTCCCACGTGGCGCACCGCGACGTGCTCGTGATGACGCTGGCGTCCTCGGCGGGCATCATCGCCGGCCTGGTGACCCAGGGATTCCAGTTCGGCGGCCTGCACGCGGTCGGTCGCAGTCGCCGCGACGGAGCCGGGGCCGCCCTGGCGATCGCCCTGGTGGCGAGCATCGTCACCTACGTCATCAGCTTCGTGCTCATCAGGCTGCTCTCGCGCTACCGCGAGCTGTGCGCCGACCGCTCCGCGGCGTACCTGACCGGCCAGCCGGCGGCGCTGGCCTCGGCGCTGCGCAAGATCAGCGGCGAGATGGCGACCATCCCGCAGCGCGACCTGCGCAGCGTGGAGACCATGAACGCCTTCTTCTTCGCCCCGGCCATCCGCAACGTCGACGTCGCGCAGCTGACCTCGACCCACCCCTCGCTCGAGCAGCGTCTCGAGCAGCTCGCACGCATCTCCGCCGATCTCGGGCGTCCGCTGTGA
- a CDS encoding PspA/IM30 family protein: protein MGMMKRLSMILRSKADKALDKAEDPRETLDYSYKRQVEMLQKVRRGVADVATSRKRVELQMNQLQQQSDKLHGQAQQAIEAGREDLAREALTRRSGLAGQIADLKTQHDALVAEEEKLTVASQRLSAKVEAFRTRKETLKATYTAAQAQTQISEAFTGLSDEMGDIGSAVTRAEEKTAQMQARAGAVDELLASGALDEPGSLGGGDDIARELEAMSSQSDVESELAALKAKSTPELGSGSGDAGDAGDPGSSKGV, encoded by the coding sequence ATGGGCATGATGAAGCGGCTGAGCATGATCCTGCGCAGCAAGGCAGACAAGGCCCTGGACAAGGCCGAGGACCCGCGCGAGACCTTGGACTACTCCTACAAGCGCCAGGTCGAGATGCTGCAGAAGGTGCGTCGGGGCGTCGCCGACGTCGCCACGAGCCGCAAGCGCGTCGAGCTGCAGATGAACCAGCTGCAGCAGCAGTCCGACAAGCTGCACGGGCAGGCGCAGCAGGCGATCGAGGCGGGCCGCGAGGACCTGGCCCGGGAGGCGCTCACGCGGCGCTCCGGCCTCGCCGGTCAGATCGCGGACCTCAAGACCCAGCACGACGCCCTGGTCGCGGAGGAGGAGAAGCTCACCGTCGCCTCGCAGCGGCTCTCGGCCAAGGTCGAGGCGTTCCGTACGCGCAAGGAGACGCTGAAGGCGACCTACACCGCGGCGCAGGCCCAGACCCAGATCAGCGAGGCGTTCACCGGCCTCTCCGACGAGATGGGCGACATCGGCTCCGCGGTGACCCGGGCCGAGGAGAAGACCGCGCAGATGCAGGCGCGTGCCGGCGCCGTCGACGAGCTCCTCGCCTCCGGCGCGCTCGACGAGCCGGGCTCCCTCGGCGGGGGTGACGACATCGCCCGCGAGCTGGAGGCGATGAGCTCCCAGTCCGACGTCGAGTCCGAGCTCGCAGCACTGAAGGCGAAGTCCACGCCCGAGCTCGGCAGTGGCTCGGGAGACGCCGGCGACGCGGGCGACCCGGGCTCCTCGAAGGGGGTCTGA
- a CDS encoding DUF3043 domain-containing protein produces MFGRSKQPTSPADPSGAATSLGPSADPSRTADGGKGRPTPTRREAQEAARQRAKVAQGKTSGIAADRAARKEQRRKIREGMKAGNESFLLPRDRGGVRRFLRDRVDTRISAAEFILPLLLVVMFLTYSSNDSMISLGNTIWLATMAVTIVDTTWLLVSVRKELRQRFPATSHKGWWGYLLLRALQLRFLRLPKPQYSIGEKLPAHYRD; encoded by the coding sequence GTGTTCGGACGGTCCAAGCAGCCCACCTCGCCCGCCGATCCCTCCGGCGCGGCCACCTCCCTCGGGCCCTCCGCGGACCCCTCACGGACGGCCGACGGGGGCAAGGGGCGTCCGACCCCGACCCGGAGGGAGGCGCAGGAGGCGGCCAGGCAGCGGGCCAAGGTGGCGCAGGGCAAGACGTCCGGCATCGCGGCCGACCGTGCCGCCCGCAAGGAGCAGCGGCGCAAGATCCGTGAGGGCATGAAGGCCGGGAACGAGTCCTTCCTGCTGCCGCGCGACCGGGGTGGCGTACGCCGGTTCCTCCGCGACCGCGTCGACACCCGCATCTCCGCGGCGGAGTTCATCCTGCCGCTGCTGCTGGTCGTCATGTTCCTGACCTACTCCTCCAACGACTCCATGATCAGCCTGGGCAACACGATCTGGCTGGCGACGATGGCCGTGACGATCGTCGACACCACCTGGCTGCTGGTCAGCGTCCGCAAGGAGCTGCGTCAGCGCTTCCCCGCGACCTCCCACAAGGGCTGGTGGGGGTACCTGCTGCTGCGTGCGCTGCAGCTGCGGTTCCTGCGCCTGCCCAAGCCGCAGTACTCCATCGGCGAGAAGCTGCCGGCGCACTACCGGGACTGA